Proteins encoded within one genomic window of Companilactobacillus zhachilii:
- the mraY gene encoding phospho-N-acetylmuramoyl-pentapeptide-transferase, whose amino-acid sequence MEFSHIIFDIVSSFAIVAILMPFLIGYLVAHKEGQSIREEGPKWHEKKSGTPTMGGLLIIVATLITDIWVGLWQGQLTHSLLITTFVIVLYGCIGFIDDFIKVFKKRNLGLRAYQKALLQIVVGIIFLYVYNGDQFPMNFTIPGVLSINSAVVFILFTIFWLVGFSNATNLTDGLDGLLGGLGAISYATYGIISLNQNRFDLAIVCFSVVGALLAFLIYNHKPAKIFMGDVGSLALGAGLAAISILLGRYWSLLLIGLVYVVETLSVMLQVFSFKVFHRRIFKMTPIHHHFEMMGWTEWKIDIVFWIIGAICSAIYLILFV is encoded by the coding sequence ATGGAATTTAGTCATATTATTTTCGACATAGTTAGCTCTTTTGCAATCGTGGCCATTTTAATGCCATTTTTAATTGGTTATCTGGTTGCACATAAAGAAGGACAATCTATTCGTGAGGAAGGTCCAAAGTGGCACGAAAAGAAATCAGGAACACCAACGATGGGTGGTTTGCTGATTATTGTAGCCACCTTGATCACTGATATTTGGGTTGGCCTTTGGCAAGGTCAATTGACGCATTCACTATTAATTACGACCTTTGTCATTGTTTTATACGGTTGCATTGGTTTTATTGATGATTTTATTAAAGTATTTAAGAAACGAAATCTTGGTTTACGAGCTTATCAAAAAGCTTTACTTCAAATCGTTGTCGGTATCATTTTCTTATACGTTTATAACGGCGACCAATTTCCAATGAACTTTACCATTCCAGGGGTATTGTCAATCAACTCGGCAGTGGTTTTCATACTGTTTACAATTTTTTGGCTCGTTGGTTTTTCAAATGCGACGAATTTAACAGATGGACTTGATGGTCTATTAGGTGGTTTAGGAGCAATTTCATACGCAACCTACGGAATTATTTCTTTGAATCAAAATCGTTTTGATTTAGCTATCGTCTGTTTCTCAGTCGTGGGTGCACTATTAGCATTCTTAATTTATAACCACAAACCAGCCAAAATTTTTATGGGTGATGTTGGTTCACTAGCACTTGGTGCTGGTTTGGCAGCAATTTCAATCTTACTTGGACGTTACTGGTCATTACTATTGATTGGTCTTGTTTATGTGGTTGAAACATTGAGTGTTATGTTACAAGTCTTTTCATTCAAAGTTTTCCATCGTCGTATTTTCAAGATGACACCAATTCATCATCATTTTGAGATGATGGGATGGACTGAGTGGAAGATCGACATTGTCTTTTGGATTATTGGTGCCATTTGTTCAGCAATTTATTTAATTTTATTCGTATAG
- a CDS encoding cell division protein FtsQ/DivIB, whose product MLKKRIRISKNSLIFIIVFVIVLIAYFGSSLSKVRNINVKGVNDLGAQQVIDATKIDDNSTLFNVLLHHKSISEKTEKKLPSIKSISFRTHNLRDLTINVQERPTLGFISKNGGYYRIIDNGQILKQKMSSPIGNYPTYSGFSKSRLKQMSNIYANLPSNVKTNVSEFYNAPTKLNPYRIKIDMNDGNKVVADMRTVKSKLKYYPGMAAQMKKKGVIDLEIGAYSYPFKGKK is encoded by the coding sequence GTGTTGAAGAAAAGGATTAGAATAAGTAAAAATAGTCTGATTTTTATAATAGTTTTTGTCATAGTATTGATTGCTTATTTTGGTTCGTCGTTGAGTAAAGTTCGTAATATCAATGTTAAGGGTGTTAACGATCTTGGTGCGCAACAAGTGATCGATGCAACAAAGATTGATGATAATTCGACACTGTTCAATGTATTACTGCATCACAAATCAATTTCTGAAAAAACTGAAAAAAAACTACCATCAATTAAGTCTATTTCGTTTCGAACACATAATTTACGTGATTTAACAATCAACGTGCAAGAGCGTCCAACCTTGGGATTCATTTCTAAGAACGGTGGTTATTATCGAATTATTGATAACGGTCAAATTCTGAAGCAAAAGATGAGCTCACCAATTGGAAATTATCCGACATATAGTGGATTTAGTAAGAGTCGTTTGAAACAAATGTCGAACATATACGCAAATTTGCCTAGTAACGTTAAGACGAACGTATCCGAATTTTATAACGCACCAACCAAATTAAACCCATATCGTATTAAAATTGATATGAATGATGGTAACAAAGTGGTTGCCGATATGCGTACTGTCAAGTCGAAATTGAAGTATTATCCGGGAATGGCTGCGCAAATGAAAAAGAAGGGCGTTATAGATTTGGAGATTGGAGCCTATTCTTATCCCTTTAAAGGTAAGAAATAG
- the ftsA gene encoding cell division protein FtsA, translating to MDNSEFFVGLDIGTNSIKVVVAESSDDRLSIVGVGSERSEGVSRGVIVDIDKAANAIRRAIKKAETQANISIRDVVVGISANMLQIEKCQGMIAVGSQSKEINENDVRQVMLAAMVQNLPSEREVVSLIPKQFSVDGFNNIRDPRGMIGVRLEMSGILYTAPKTIVHNTKKAIQKAGLNIIHKVISPMALSQVVLNDGESDFGAVIIDMGAGQTTASVVHDHNLKLSTVDFEGGDYVTHDISVVLNTTVENANQLKLYYGNASADKSATDENISVEVVGKNEPTMISEEYLAEIIEARLNQIFTRLQAPLEDAGALSLPGGIVLTGGVAATPNVEDLARKIFDVKVRSYVPTQMGMRYPSYSLGLGLVTYASRLNDIGVIADNVVNGATVDRGSRPQPQVAADPQPQPQRKQPEPMDQEDQPTEDETTPDKGKKMSKFKDFWSKFFD from the coding sequence ATGGACAATTCTGAATTTTTTGTAGGTCTTGATATTGGCACAAATTCGATAAAAGTAGTTGTTGCTGAATCGTCTGATGACAGGTTAAGCATTGTCGGCGTAGGAAGCGAACGATCAGAAGGTGTAAGCCGTGGCGTTATAGTCGACATAGACAAAGCGGCAAACGCTATTAGAAGAGCCATCAAGAAGGCCGAAACACAAGCAAATATCTCCATTCGTGACGTTGTAGTCGGTATATCGGCTAACATGTTACAGATTGAGAAATGTCAAGGTATGATTGCGGTCGGATCTCAATCGAAGGAAATCAATGAAAATGATGTCAGACAAGTTATGCTGGCTGCTATGGTGCAAAACTTACCTAGTGAGAGAGAAGTTGTTTCTCTAATACCTAAGCAATTTTCCGTTGATGGATTTAATAATATTCGAGATCCCCGTGGAATGATCGGTGTCCGTCTAGAGATGTCGGGAATTTTGTATACAGCACCAAAAACAATCGTACATAATACGAAGAAGGCTATCCAAAAGGCTGGCCTAAACATTATTCATAAAGTTATTTCTCCAATGGCGTTAAGTCAAGTTGTCTTAAACGACGGCGAAAGTGACTTTGGTGCTGTAATTATTGATATGGGAGCTGGTCAAACGACCGCTTCAGTTGTGCACGATCACAACTTAAAATTATCAACTGTCGATTTTGAAGGTGGCGACTATGTAACGCATGATATCTCCGTTGTATTGAATACAACGGTGGAAAACGCCAATCAATTGAAACTTTATTACGGTAACGCTTCTGCTGATAAATCAGCGACTGATGAAAATATTAGCGTTGAAGTTGTCGGTAAGAACGAACCAACAATGATTTCAGAAGAATATTTAGCTGAAATTATTGAAGCACGACTCAATCAAATCTTTACTAGATTACAAGCACCATTAGAGGATGCAGGAGCCTTATCTTTGCCGGGTGGAATTGTATTGACCGGTGGGGTAGCAGCTACACCTAATGTGGAAGACTTGGCTAGAAAGATTTTTGATGTCAAAGTACGAAGCTATGTTCCAACACAGATGGGTATGCGTTATCCATCGTATTCATTGGGACTGGGCTTGGTTACTTATGCTTCACGATTAAATGATATTGGAGTGATTGCTGACAATGTTGTCAATGGAGCAACTGTTGACCGCGGCAGTCGACCACAACCTCAGGTTGCAGCTGATCCACAACCACAGCCACAAAGAAAACAACCTGAGCCAATGGACCAAGAGGACCAACCAACTGAAGATGAGACGACACCCGATAAGGGTAAAAAAATGTCGAAATTCAAAGACTTTTGGAGCAAATTTTTTGATTAA
- the ftsZ gene encoding cell division protein FtsZ → MEYTLDSTQNKGAVIKVIGVGGAGGNAVNRMVEAGIKGVQFIAANTDVQALENSNAETKIQLGPKLTRGLGAGSNPEVGQKAAQESEEAIKEALEGADMIFVTAGMGGGTGTGAAPIVANIAKESGALTVGVVTRPFAFEGAKRSRFAADGITELKKDVDTLVLISNSKLLEIVDKKTPMSEAFSIADDVLRQGVQSISDLITSPGFVNLDFADVKTVMSDQGSALMGIGQANGENRITEATKKAISSPLLEVSIDGAKQVLLNITGGPDLSLFEAQDAAQIVSEQATSDVNIIFGTSIDDTLGDQVKVTVIATGVESEESKKREPSRRPLNNPRATLDNNKKADGSETAQPKPTQQPSNDPLADWDINREASKSKNTSGEKGDFEIFQKPETIDLSDDDDDSTPPIFKRRNNK, encoded by the coding sequence ATGGAATATACTTTAGACTCTACCCAAAATAAGGGAGCGGTAATCAAAGTTATCGGTGTCGGTGGTGCCGGTGGCAACGCTGTCAATCGAATGGTAGAAGCAGGAATCAAAGGCGTACAATTTATTGCCGCTAATACTGATGTTCAAGCTCTAGAAAATTCAAATGCTGAAACAAAAATTCAGTTAGGACCTAAATTGACACGTGGTCTAGGTGCCGGTTCAAACCCTGAGGTTGGACAAAAAGCTGCTCAAGAAAGTGAAGAAGCCATTAAAGAAGCCCTTGAAGGCGCTGATATGATCTTCGTAACAGCCGGAATGGGTGGTGGTACTGGTACAGGTGCTGCTCCTATCGTTGCTAATATTGCTAAAGAAAGTGGTGCCCTAACAGTTGGTGTTGTGACACGTCCTTTCGCATTTGAAGGTGCAAAACGTTCACGCTTTGCCGCTGATGGTATTACTGAATTGAAAAAAGACGTTGATACACTAGTCTTAATTTCAAATAGTAAATTACTTGAAATCGTTGATAAGAAGACACCAATGAGTGAAGCATTCAGTATTGCTGATGATGTTTTACGTCAAGGTGTTCAAAGTATTTCTGATTTGATTACATCACCAGGATTCGTTAACTTGGATTTTGCCGATGTTAAAACAGTTATGTCAGATCAAGGCTCAGCTCTTATGGGTATTGGTCAAGCTAACGGCGAGAACAGAATTACTGAAGCTACTAAGAAGGCTATTTCATCACCATTACTTGAAGTTTCAATCGATGGTGCTAAACAAGTTCTTCTTAACATTACCGGTGGCCCAGACTTGTCACTATTTGAAGCTCAAGATGCAGCGCAAATTGTTTCCGAACAAGCTACATCTGATGTTAATATTATCTTTGGTACTTCAATTGATGATACTTTGGGTGACCAAGTTAAAGTTACCGTTATTGCTACGGGTGTTGAAAGTGAAGAGAGCAAGAAACGTGAACCATCTAGACGTCCACTTAACAACCCTCGTGCAACATTAGATAATAATAAAAAGGCTGATGGCAGTGAAACTGCACAACCAAAGCCTACACAACAACCATCTAATGACCCATTGGCCGACTGGGACATCAATCGTGAAGCATCTAAGTCAAAGAACACTTCTGGCGAAAAGGGCGATTTTGAAATTTTCCAAAAACCAGAAACAATTGATTTAAGTGACGACGATGATGACTCAACTCCTCCAATTTTTAAACGTCGTAATAATAAATAA
- the murD gene encoding UDP-N-acetylmuramoyl-L-alanine--D-glutamate ligase, with the protein MKTKSNYSNKKILVLGLAKSGFAVAKLLKKMGSEVTVVDSNPLEGNTEAQALIDAGFKVITGSNDASLIDDSYDYLVKNPGIFYSNELIQQAEKLEIPVITEPEIAYSYADATMVGVTGTNGKTTVTTLIQLMLKHSPKFKNSYYAGNIGIPISDVIQKATKDDVVVTELSSFQLQGTIDLHPHVAVLNNIYSTHLDFHKTRSNYIKAKMHITKNQTADDYFVINYNTEEWRDLAKQSNAQILPFSDNQELEHGAYVKDDVLYCNGEKIMTADEIQIPGEHNVQNALAAITVAKLFDVKNEDIIEVLSSFRGVRHRIQYVDTFGGHKFYNDSKATNVEATIVALTAFKAPITLIAGGLDRGNGFDELVPSLKGKVHNLVVYGQTADKLISSAKKADIDNIVKVDNLTEAVPEAYKQSDDGDVILLSPAAASWDQFHTFEERGDQFIQEVETLKGDVK; encoded by the coding sequence ATGAAAACAAAGAGTAATTATTCAAATAAAAAGATCTTAGTTCTAGGTTTAGCTAAAAGTGGCTTTGCTGTAGCCAAATTATTAAAAAAGATGGGTTCAGAGGTCACAGTTGTTGACTCGAATCCACTAGAGGGAAATACCGAAGCACAAGCTTTGATTGATGCCGGTTTTAAGGTTATCACTGGTAGTAATGATGCTAGTTTGATTGATGATTCATACGATTACCTAGTTAAGAACCCCGGTATTTTTTATTCAAATGAACTGATTCAACAAGCTGAAAAGTTGGAGATTCCAGTTATTACTGAACCAGAAATTGCCTATAGTTATGCAGATGCCACAATGGTAGGTGTCACGGGTACAAATGGGAAAACTACTGTTACAACTTTGATTCAACTAATGTTGAAACATTCACCTAAGTTTAAGAATTCCTATTATGCTGGTAATATCGGTATTCCAATTTCAGATGTGATTCAAAAAGCTACTAAAGATGATGTTGTCGTTACTGAGTTGTCCAGTTTTCAACTTCAAGGAACGATTGATCTCCATCCACATGTGGCAGTGTTGAACAATATTTATTCAACCCATTTGGATTTTCATAAGACCCGTTCTAATTACATTAAAGCTAAGATGCATATTACTAAGAACCAAACAGCGGATGATTACTTTGTTATCAATTACAATACTGAAGAATGGCGTGATTTAGCTAAACAGTCAAATGCACAGATCTTGCCATTTTCTGATAATCAAGAATTAGAACATGGAGCATATGTTAAAGATGATGTTCTTTACTGTAATGGTGAAAAGATCATGACAGCCGATGAGATTCAAATCCCCGGTGAACATAACGTTCAAAATGCTTTGGCCGCCATTACTGTAGCTAAGTTATTCGATGTTAAAAATGAAGATATCATTGAAGTATTATCATCATTTAGAGGTGTCAGGCATAGAATCCAATATGTCGATACTTTTGGTGGACATAAATTCTATAATGATTCTAAAGCAACCAATGTAGAAGCTACCATCGTAGCATTGACAGCATTCAAGGCTCCAATTACTTTAATTGCAGGTGGACTTGATCGTGGTAATGGATTTGACGAATTGGTTCCTTCGTTGAAGGGAAAAGTTCACAATTTAGTTGTTTATGGTCAAACGGCTGACAAGTTGATTTCATCTGCTAAAAAGGCTGATATTGACAATATCGTTAAAGTTGATAACTTGACTGAAGCCGTTCCAGAGGCTTATAAACAAAGCGACGATGGGGATGTTATCTTACTATCTCCAGCAGCTGCTAGTTGGGATCAATTCCATACCTTTGAAGAACGTGGTGATCAATTTATTCAAGAGGTCGAAACTTTAAAGGGAGACGTTAAATAA
- the murG gene encoding undecaprenyldiphospho-muramoylpentapeptide beta-N-acetylglucosaminyltransferase, translated as MRVIVSGGGTGGHIYPAMALIKRLKERDLIDDVLYVGTEKGLESKIVKNAGLNFKTIEIQGFKRRLTLENVKTVQLFLSSIRKSRKIIKEFRPDIVIGTGGYVSSAVVYAAHSMHIPTVIHEQNTIAGVTNKFLGHFVDKIAVAFTEATDQFSEKKKIVFTGNPRAQEVVNIQKNDRLKEFKLSPDKDTVMIFGGSRGAKPINQATIETMDRFVQADYQVLFVTGRVHYDNVVKLIDSKYLNSANIAVLPYIDNMPEILPDIKLIVGRSGATSIAEITALGIPAIFIPSPYVTHDHQTKNAMSVSKVGAAKLIPEGELTPDSLFKEVNEIMSDNKVQEKMSENSKHIGVPDAADRLIKVLTDLVNK; from the coding sequence ATGCGCGTAATTGTCTCTGGTGGTGGAACCGGAGGCCATATCTATCCAGCAATGGCCTTAATTAAGCGTCTCAAGGAACGCGATTTGATTGATGATGTTCTTTACGTGGGGACCGAAAAAGGCTTAGAAAGCAAAATAGTGAAGAATGCGGGCTTGAATTTTAAGACGATTGAGATTCAAGGTTTCAAGCGTCGTTTGACATTGGAAAATGTTAAAACTGTCCAATTATTCTTATCCAGTATTCGCAAATCACGCAAAATTATTAAAGAGTTTAGACCAGATATCGTTATTGGTACTGGTGGTTATGTTTCCAGTGCGGTTGTTTATGCGGCACATTCAATGCATATACCGACTGTCATTCACGAGCAAAATACCATTGCCGGCGTGACAAATAAATTCTTAGGACATTTTGTCGATAAGATTGCTGTGGCTTTTACTGAAGCAACTGATCAGTTTAGTGAAAAGAAGAAAATTGTTTTCACCGGTAACCCCCGAGCCCAAGAAGTTGTTAATATTCAAAAAAATGACCGTTTGAAAGAATTTAAGTTATCTCCCGATAAAGATACAGTGATGATTTTTGGTGGTTCACGTGGAGCTAAGCCGATTAATCAAGCGACAATTGAAACGATGGATCGTTTTGTACAAGCTGATTATCAAGTTTTGTTCGTTACAGGACGAGTTCATTATGACAATGTTGTTAAATTAATTGATTCTAAGTATTTAAATAGTGCAAATATTGCTGTATTACCATATATTGATAATATGCCAGAAATTTTACCTGACATTAAACTGATTGTGGGACGTAGCGGCGCAACAAGTATTGCTGAGATTACTGCCTTAGGCATTCCAGCCATCTTTATTCCAAGTCCTTACGTAACGCATGATCATCAAACTAAAAATGCTATGTCTGTATCGAAGGTTGGAGCAGCTAAGTTAATTCCTGAAGGAGAACTTACTCCTGATTCACTGTTCAAAGAAGTTAACGAAATCATGAGTGATAACAAGGTTCAGGAAAAAATGTCTGAAAATTCCAAACATATTGGAGTTCCAGACGCCGCTGATCGTTTGATAAAAGTATTAACGGACTTAGTAAATAAGTAA